The DNA segment GTTTGCAAATTATGAACTTGGAAGATGTTTTTCTCTATTAATTGCGCACTTTTAAGCTGTCTTTTTAAGATTAAAATAGATACAAGACTATAAACGAGCAAAGCTATTATGCCAAAAACCCAGATGTATGCCCCTATTTCTACATAAATCTGAAATGGATTTGCACTTGCCCCAGCAGTCGGTGCAGGAAGTGATTGACTTACAAATGGATCAACAGCCTCTATCCTACTGTTAATCTGTGGAGTTTGCTGATAAATAATATCATGGGGGATTGGTACAGCATTCGCATTCCGAGGTATAAGACTAAACATGCTTTCAAAGGAAAATGGAATTATAAGCCGAAATGCAACCACACCCCATAATACATAGGAGATCACTTTTGGGGCTTTTTTGAGTAATAGTCTGACAAGCATCACAAAAAGGATTACATAGCTTGCCGTAAGGCTCATATTTAAAACAGTAAGAAATAATTCACTCATGGCTACACCTCCTTGTGCTCGTCAATCAATCTTTTCAACTCTTCAGCCTGATGTTTGCTTAATTTTTTACCGCTGATAAAAGCTGTTAAAAACTTCGGCAAAGACCCTCCAAAGGTGTCCTCAACAAAACGTATGCTTTGCTTGGCGTAATATTCATCCCTTGTGATTAGAGATGAAACTACGGCATTTTCATTTTGAAAAATGCCCTTTTCACATAACTTCTTTAGAACTGTATATGTCGTAGACTTTTTCCAATTCATTTCTTTTTCACATAGCTTCACGAGATCGCCAGAACCCATCGGTTCGTTCTGCCAAATTAATTCTGCAAATTTTTCTTCACTCTCTGTAAGTTTATATTCCTTCATGATAACACCTCCTTGGTCTATACGATATCGACCTTGTATTGTAAGTCTATACCCTATAGACTAAGATGTCAATGGGTATTTATAAAAAATATTAGTATGTTTTTAATTGTCAAGCACTAAATATAAAAAAACCGCCAACAAAGAGAATATATCTCATGATTGGCGGTCAGCCACCAAATATTATATTTCTATATTAATTTCAATACCCGACTTAAACTCTACCACTATC comes from the Defluviitalea raffinosedens genome and includes:
- a CDS encoding BlaI/MecI/CopY family transcriptional regulator — its product is MKEYKLTESEEKFAELIWQNEPMGSGDLVKLCEKEMNWKKSTTYTVLKKLCEKGIFQNENAVVSSLITRDEYYAKQSIRFVEDTFGGSLPKFLTAFISGKKLSKHQAEELKRLIDEHKEV